The genomic segment TCCCATCGAAAACTATAAGCGTGCAACTTTgcaaaacaaaaacatttaaaaaatttaggagcaaaatgcatcaaggacaacttgccttcaccctAATGCTCAGCGAGTTCCTCGACTCCTAGTCCTAAAAACATGCAAACTCCTCCTCCTGAGCATCGGCATCTAAGCATAGAATAAAACAAGCAATAAACATCAAGAAccaagaaaaagcaaaaaaaaaaaaaacacaaaacaactcaatttatcacttttataatttttagtgATTTATTGGAGAAGGGAACGATTAGATCAGAGTTGCAACGGTGGAGATATGACTTGGAATGGTGAAAGGAAGGTGTATGAgttttcttagattttttagaattatttggATTTTCTAGCAATTAATAGGAATTAAAAATAATTGTTAGGAATTAAATAAACTTTAAAAGGagttgaaaaatattttcctaaAATATTTTACTAAATAAAAACCCATTTCTTAatttattctatttatttagaattttccAGAATTAAAacattaaagaaaacctatttaaAACATCAACATAATtattctaaattttctaaaCAATTATTATTAGGAAAAGGGCTTTATTGTGCATGATGATGTCATCCTGCTGACGTGGCTTGCTAACTGGGTCGGTTTGTGCTAACTAGGCTGCCACGCCAGACAAAACGCGCATGTGGCACGCTGACGTGGGTGTGCTAACTTGGCTTCGACCTAATTAAATCTAGAGTGTACGATCTACATCCAGTGGCCGAGATTGATAGCGTGAACTAGTATGTAATCAATCTAATCCTAATTGATCTATCACGATCCAACGACGGGGGAGAGGACTCGctaccttggctccggcggctGGGTGACGTCGACAATGAGGGTTCACGGTGGCACAAGCTCGGGAGGTTGACGGAATTGCGCTCCGGTGCTCAGACTGCGAGCTGCTGAAGAAGACCCTAGGCGACAGTGATCTCGTTTTAGGGGCATGTGGACGTCGAGGAGGCTCACAACGGCACAACAAATGGAGCTCAGCGGGAGCACTCTCAAACAACACTAGAGCTCTGGGAACCCGAGAAAGAGTGCGAGGGTGTTAGGGATGCTCAAGGGGGTCTCAGGGGAGGGGGTATATAGCTTGGGGTGGCAAATTCGAGTTGAGCTAGGGTTCGGTGGATGACTGGGATTTCGCATGACTTCCATTTTCCAAGCCCCGATCCCTTCAATTGTGTGGtctccttcccttcttctttgtcAAGCCTTCCTCCTATTCAACTACGGgggattccttttcttttctcgatGCGGATTGAGCGGGTGCATCAGTTAGGCtgcagagagagaagaaaggaaGGAGGGGGTGAGGTAGAAGGAAGGTCCAACATGTGGGCCCAGGCGTGAGAGAGGGAACGGGAGTTGGACGCAGCGCGGAGACATGCCGAGGAGCGGCTTTGGCCTAAAGCGAGGCGTGAGTGGaggggagaggaagggaggggagCAGGCTGGGTGGCTTGGGCCGGGATGCACGAAGCTGGGCGGTTCGGCCTACGGTGCTTGGGCACGGGAGGGAGGTGGGTCGGAGCCCGGTTGGGCCAAGGGAGGTGGTTCGGCTACAGAGAGAAATTGGGGGGTGGGGTTGGGCTAAGAGGGGAAAGGGGCCCGGGAAGGttttctatttttcctttttgtttcccTTTTCCATTTCTCAAGCATTTCCTTACTCTATTTTCCTTGCAAATTCATTGATCACATTAGTTCCTTTATTTGGTTTATGCAAAAAAAGGCATTACGAATTCCATTTCTTGAAGAAATTTCCAGGTGGcaaatttggggtgttacaatACTACGGGCTTTCAAACATACTGCTCAAACACTACTGGTTAGTTGCACGGTTTGCTCCATCCACCACTGTTATttaaccagcaaaagaaaattTGCTTGACCGCAACCACAAAAGAGGAGACGAGAAGAAAATAACACATGGTTTGCCACACTCGACCGAGAAATACCTATATATTACGGTTATATATGATAGACAGCAAAAAAGGGAATAACATCCACTATACAATAAAGGGATCATTTGCAAAATTCAAGGATAAATCTGAAGGTGAAAATTTGCTCAGCTAACTCCCTAAGTAATATTATCTTCTGCAACGAAAGATAAGGATATGGGTGAGTAGCACATAAAATTGATAATAATGCATCATGACAAGCCTATCACTAGCAGAAATATTCTTTTCACTAGTTAAAGATATAGGCTAAGAAAATGCAGTGAATCATGGTAAAACTGAATATGGTTCTTGTCAACCTTACTAATTACCTTCAGTTTGCTGGATAATCCTTTTCTTCATGTTCTAATAGAACAATTGAGAATCCATACTAAATGCAACAAATCACGCGGATACAAATCTAGCATTGGTGTCCATATGGCCTGCAGGTGGTGAATCATCCTCTTGCTTCAGAGCAATTCCAGATTTCCAGTTGCATCAGTTCATTGTTTATACCACTTTATGAATATGTAACATATGATGCATGCACCTAACATCATCATGAGGTTATCAGTGGTTACTTCAACTTCTCTCATTTCTCTCACATTTGTGGGTTTCTCAGAACAAAACTGCAAAGAGCTCATGGCGATAACGGCGGACCTTTAAAGCATAATAGAATCCTAGTACAATGAACTCAGGATAAATAGCATTGGATAGATGCACTCATACAATTCAGCAAATGTGTTTTGCAAGGTACCATGAAGTTTATTCATGAACAAACATTGTGCGCACAAAGAGGTTTGGCATATGGATGCTGCTTCAAACAAAGCACAACTTCCGCAGACAAACAATGCCATGGTCAGTGCAGCTAATGAAGCCAGTAATAAACGAGTAATAATGGGAATGAAATCTCATGATGGGACTAGACAGGACTACCAAATACTACATTGTATACATCAGCAAAAGCAATGAGGTCAGTGGAATGACCTACAACAAATGTCGAGCTATAGATTGGGCTCCATTGGCCAATTCAACAAGGCAATGGTTCCACAGGTGCCACTAGTACCCTCTTTAGCAACTAAACATCAGCGTTCCTCAGAACAAATTCTGCCGCCATTTCGACCCAAATCTCCCATTCATTTCGGGGAGTTGACACCTGAACAAGATCAGATAGACGGGACGATCAAGATGTACCTAGTTAATCCAGTACAATGCATCCTGTTTCATTCCTGCGCCACGCTCTTGCCAACGCCCTTCCCCGGCAAATGCTCCATCTCAGCCATTGCTCCAGCCGACGCCACCGTGGGCAATGCATCGTACGATCCATTATGTCTCTTCCCCATACCAGCACCACCGCCGGCACCGCCGTCCACCCCGAACCACCTCGCCACCCCGAGGCAGAACCCGGCCGCGACGGCGGCTACGATGACACAGTGCACCGACAGGGCAAGGTCCATGACGGCGACGGCCCTGAGCCTGGCCTCTTCGACGTCGCATCGCGTGGCCGGCGCCGAGGCGCCGGCGTCCATGAGGCGGTGGCAACCCGCGGCCACGCACGCGTCGACGTAGAGGCTGAACCCGCTTTGCGCCGCCCAGAGCCCGCCCACTGCTCCCGCACAGGCCAGCGCGGTCTCGGCGGCGAAGTGGGCCGGGGTCCTCGGCGTGGAGAGTGAGGACGCGAGGGAGGCCCCCGCGGcggccaggaggaggaggcgcgcgACGGCGAGCGCGTGCGGCTGGAGGTCGGTGGCCGGGAATGAGGCGGCGAGGAGGTTTGCGGCCCGCgcaaggaggaggaagggcagggagaggagaagcgggcggaggagcgggaggtggggagggaggaagggcagcgggaggagggggagcagcggcgggaggaggaggagcgggaggagaccggaggcggtggcggcgagggggaggaaggggaaagggagcgcgaggagcggcgggaggaggcgcaggaggggGTGGCGGAGGACGCGGAGGAGTGGGTGGTTGTTGTGGTGGtggagggaggagggggagaggtgggagacggcggcgaggaggaggtgggagagggaggcggcgaggagggcgaGCGCGAGGGCGAGGTGGCACGCGAGCAGCAGCGCCTCCGCCATTGGGTTTGGTTGGGTGCGGtgcagaggaggggagggaggaggccggAGTTTTGGACAGGTGAGCAGGGGAGGGCGGCGAGAAATGCGGCGGTGGGGCTGAGGGAGATCGCGGTCAACCGTGTCCGCGAGGACGACGGCGGAGGGCAGGAAAGGCAACTCCGTATTCTACTTATCTCTTGCAACTGATGTTAATTCTCTCATCAAATCTACTCCACTccgttcaaaaataatatacgtatttttttaaaaataaacttttataTGCTAACTAACAAtgaattaaattataaaaatatttaacatataataaattatataactagattcataatttaaaataattttacactatataaattttatatctataaataacatattttataaaaaaaaagtttaatcaaaattcaacttcgaAGATCAagttaaaaaatacatatactatttctaaatagaaaaggtataatttttttacctattttaatataaatctcaACTGAACGACCCTAAAAGCTCGTACTTCCGGCGGAGGGGTCCGTTTCCCGCCGGGTACTTACACCGACAACACTACCGTACCGTGCTCACAACCCTCGGAATAGCACacaaaaattcaaccaaaaAACACATGATGTTTACACTTCTAAAATACcataaaaagaaacaaaaaaaatataactatcGCGGAATAAAAAAGTTAATATTAAACGTTGTAATTTGTCCTCTTCGTTCTACTTGTATCCGATATCGTTTCAGATACTTGATAATAACACACTCTACATTATCAAATTTGTTCTGGATTTTTCATGACCACGTAGGTGCTCTTATACGGCTTGGAAGCATAACAGCGCAGTAGATTTTCCATTCGACTAGCCccgctctctttttttttataggaaTCACTAATTCATTTTGAAATGGATTAGTGATTCCGTATAAAAAATAGTCATTtcattcaaaataaaaaaatatagtcatTTCTACAAGGACTAGTTTACCAGCAAACTTAGCATCCAgcacacaaaataaataaataaaaagtcatttcattcaaatttcccATCTAACAGATCGGAGTGTGGTTCTgcagttttctttttcttttttgcatcaTCAATCATCTACTATGCTAAGCTACAAAATTTGAAGGACAAATCTTGCTGTTACACAACTTGTTGTGCTAAACCACTAATCAGTGTCACTATCTGTTTGGGTAGGCATTTACAACAA from the Phragmites australis chromosome 19, lpPhrAust1.1, whole genome shotgun sequence genome contains:
- the LOC133901060 gene encoding uncharacterized protein LOC133901060, coding for MAEALLLACHLALALALLAASLSHLLLAAVSHLSPSSLHHHNNHPLLRVLRHPLLRLLPPLLALPFPFLPLAATASGLLPLLLLPPLLPLLPLPFLPPHLPLLRPLLLSLPFLLLARAANLLAASFPATDLQPHALAVARLLLLAAAGASLASSLSTPRTPAHFAAETALACAGAVGGLWAAQSGFSLYVDACVAAGCHRLMDAGASAPATRCDVEEARLRAVAVMDLALSVHCVIVAAVAAGFCLGVARWFGVDGGAGGGAGMGKRHNGSYDALPTVASAGAMAEMEHLPGKGVGKSVAQE